AGCCGCCACCCGGCTTTTTTTCATCCAATGCTAAACGGATCCGCATCCTGCCACGCCGGAAACTTCTCGCGGTACTCTTTCAGCGCCGTCAGTGACAGCTCTGCATCAATGCGCGTCGCCTGATGTGGCTCCGCCGTCGCAATGATTTCGCCCTGCGGATTCACCACCCGGCTGTCGCCGCGATAGTGATGCCCGTTGCCATCCGTTCCCACCCGGTTACAGCCGACCACATACGCCTGGTTCTCAATGGCGCGGGCCACCAGCAGCGCCTGCCAGTGCAGCGAGCGCGGGGCAGGCCAGTTGGCGACGTACAGCGCCAGATCATAATCGTTGCGGTTGCGTGACCACACCGGGAAGCGCAGGTCGTAACAGACCAGCGGCAGAATGCGCCAGCCGCGCCACTCGAACACCACGCGCTCGTTCCCGGCTTCGTAGTGATGATGCTCATCAGCCATGCGGAACAAGTGACGTTTGTCGTAGAAGTGCAGCGTACCGTCCGGCTCAACGAGCAGGAAGCGGTTCACCGGCCCGCGTTCAGTTTGCAATGCGGCGCTACCGGCGACGAGGGCGTTGGTTTGCTGCGCCTTGCTGTGCATCCAGGCGACCACCTCATCCTGCGCTAATGACTGCTTTGCCGCCTCCATCGCGAAACCGGTAGTGAACATTTCCGGCAGGACAATCACATCGCGCCCGGCGATCTCTTCGAGCTGGCGATCAAAGTGGCGCAGATTGGCGGGACCGTCCATCCACACCAGCGGCTGTTGCAAAAGGGTAATCTTCAAACCAGGCACAATCATGACTCCTCGAAAGACAGCTTTTTGACACTGTAGCACGGGAAAAAGAGAAAATGTGGCAATAAAAAACCCCGCTCGCGGCGGGGTTTGTGGAAGCGTTTCGTTTACGCCGCTTCAGGTTTGCGGACCTTCTCCGGCAGCTTTACCGGCTTGGTCGCAAGTTCATCGTGCTCGAAATCATCCACGTTGATACTGCGCAGACGGCTCTCTTCAGCTTTCACCAGCACTGCGGCTTCGTTCTGATCGATGATGCCACCGGCCAGCGCTTGTTTTGCCAGTTCATCCAGGCGGGTAAACGGCAGGTTTTTGCCCAGCTGTTTACAGATTTTCTGGTGAATCGGATCGGCGGCCATCACGTCCAGCAGCGCCTCTTCCAGCAGACCGACCGGGTTATGCGCAGTTGGTTTCAGGTACTGACCACGACCGATACGCGAGCGGGTCGCACTTGGCACCTGCAGGATCTTCGCCACTTTGTGGTCGAGGATGTCAGACGGGGCCAGATGATGACGACCGGTCGGGAAGATAACCACGCGCAGCGCACCAGCGACAAAGCGGTTCGGGAAGTTCGCCAGCAGATCGTCAATCGCCTGTTCTGCCTGGTACAGAGCAT
Above is a window of Lelliottia jeotgali DNA encoding:
- a CDS encoding Aliphatic amidase AmiE gives rise to the protein MIVPGLKITLLQQPLVWMDGPANLRHFDRQLEEIAGRDVIVLPEMFTTGFAMEAAKQSLAQDEVVAWMHSKAQQTNALVAGSAALQTERGPVNRFLLVEPDGTLHFYDKRHLFRMADEHHHYEAGNERVVFEWRGWRILPLVCYDLRFPVWSRNRNDYDLALYVANWPAPRSLHWQALLVARAIENQAYVVGCNRVGTDGNGHHYRGDSRVVNPQGEIIATAEPHQATRIDAELSLTALKEYREKFPAWQDADPFSIG